A portion of the Thermoanaerobaculum aquaticum genome contains these proteins:
- a CDS encoding ion transporter: protein MLTMKKLRQIVEQSDTPAGRAFDWTVQALVLVSLVSFSVETLPNLPPAWQEFLSAVETITVGLFTLEYLLRVLVAERKTRYIFSFFGLVDLIAIAPFYLSTGLDLRALRAVRFLRVFRLLKLARYGQAMERMRRAFLLVREELVLFFVAASIFLYISAVGIYFFEHEAQPERFASVFDGLWWAAVTLTTVGYGDVYPVTFGGRFFTVCILLLGLGIVAVPTGLFASALSRVRQGEESRKTPLS, encoded by the coding sequence ATGCTGACCATGAAAAAATTGCGACAGATCGTGGAACAATCGGATACCCCAGCGGGGAGAGCCTTTGATTGGACGGTGCAAGCGCTGGTGCTGGTTTCTTTGGTTTCCTTTTCTGTGGAAACCTTGCCCAATCTGCCACCGGCGTGGCAAGAGTTTCTGAGCGCTGTGGAAACCATCACCGTGGGGCTTTTCACACTCGAGTACCTGCTGCGTGTTTTGGTGGCGGAAAGGAAAACAAGGTACATCTTCAGCTTTTTCGGCCTGGTGGATCTCATTGCCATTGCTCCCTTTTATTTGTCCACCGGCCTGGATTTGCGCGCGTTGCGGGCGGTGCGGTTTTTGCGGGTTTTCCGCCTGCTGAAGCTCGCTCGCTACGGGCAAGCAATGGAGAGAATGCGCCGTGCCTTTCTTTTGGTGCGGGAAGAGCTGGTGCTGTTCTTTGTCGCTGCTTCGATTTTTCTTTACATTTCCGCTGTGGGTATTTACTTCTTTGAGCACGAAGCCCAGCCGGAGCGTTTCGCCTCGGTATTTGATGGGCTTTGGTGGGCGGCGGTGACGCTCACCACGGTGGGTTACGGCGATGTGTATCCGGTGACCTTCGGCGGCAGGTTTTTTACGGTTTGCATCTTGCTGCTGGGTTTGGGGATCGTGGCCGTTCCCACCGGCCTTTTTGCCTCCGCCTTGTCCCGCGTGCGGCAGGGGGAAGAATCGCGAAAAACGCCGCTCTCGTAG
- a CDS encoding cbb3-type cytochrome c oxidase subunit I has product MTHKSQSVAYPYFVVSLLLFGLQVLMGLWLATNYFTTIPQSIVDAFPFSTARAFHTNLLVLWLLLGFMGATYYLVPEETNSELYSPKLALVQLGLLAVTGVVALVGFVFGWTQGRPLLEIPRPLDFLVVIGALMFLFNVGMTIIKAKRWTMTQGSLLAGLFFLAILYLFGIPFYRNLSVDWYYWWWVVHLWVEGAWELIAAAMTAYMLMKLTGVERKVVEKWLYVELGLFLFTGIAGTGHHYYWLGAPKYWLAVGGIFSALEPFPILLMVYDTWRDIKHRKEPMRPKLTWVYLVGGVILHFVGAGLFGFAHTLPQINYYTHGSQVTVSHGHLAFYGAYVLLNLTFYYFAIPRIKGFPGFEYDEKTGHTGFWLTALGVLGMSLAFAVAGVLQTYLERVQGQPYMLAAQPIRFWMFIAFVHGLVVVAGVFLTIKHLLTLKPAPSPASA; this is encoded by the coding sequence ATGACCCATAAGAGCCAATCGGTTGCGTACCCCTACTTTGTGGTTTCCCTTTTGCTTTTCGGGCTGCAGGTGCTCATGGGCCTTTGGTTGGCCACCAACTACTTCACCACCATCCCCCAATCCATCGTTGACGCCTTCCCGTTTTCCACAGCCCGGGCTTTCCACACCAACCTGCTGGTGTTGTGGCTGCTTTTGGGCTTTATGGGAGCCACGTACTACCTGGTCCCTGAGGAAACCAACTCGGAGCTTTACTCGCCCAAGCTAGCTCTGGTGCAGCTGGGGCTTTTAGCGGTGACCGGGGTGGTGGCGCTGGTGGGTTTTGTGTTTGGCTGGACCCAGGGCCGCCCGCTTTTGGAAATCCCGCGGCCCCTGGATTTCCTGGTGGTCATTGGCGCGCTCATGTTCCTTTTCAACGTGGGCATGACCATCATTAAGGCCAAGCGCTGGACCATGACCCAGGGCTCGCTTTTGGCCGGTTTGTTCTTCCTGGCCATCCTTTACCTCTTTGGGATACCCTTCTACCGCAACCTCTCGGTGGACTGGTACTACTGGTGGTGGGTGGTGCACCTTTGGGTGGAAGGGGCCTGGGAGCTCATTGCTGCCGCCATGACGGCTTACATGCTCATGAAGCTTACCGGTGTGGAGCGCAAAGTCGTGGAGAAATGGCTGTACGTGGAATTGGGCCTCTTCCTGTTTACTGGCATTGCCGGCACCGGCCATCACTACTACTGGCTGGGGGCACCTAAGTACTGGCTGGCGGTGGGTGGCATTTTCTCGGCGCTGGAGCCTTTCCCCATTTTGCTCATGGTTTACGACACCTGGCGGGATATCAAGCACCGCAAGGAGCCCATGAGGCCCAAGCTCACCTGGGTGTACCTGGTGGGCGGTGTGATCTTGCACTTCGTGGGGGCGGGGCTTTTCGGCTTTGCCCACACCTTGCCGCAAATCAACTACTACACCCACGGCTCGCAGGTAACGGTTTCCCACGGGCATTTGGCCTTTTACGGCGCTTACGTGCTGTTGAACCTCACCTTTTACTACTTTGCCATCCCGCGCATTAAGGGCTTTCCTGGTTTTGAGTACGACGAAAAAACCGGCCACACCGGCTTTTGGCTCACCGCCTTGGGCGTTTTGGGCATGAGCCTGGCTTTTGCAGTGGCTGGCGTCCTGCAAACCTACCTGGAGCGCGTCCAGGGGCAGCCCTACATGCTCGCCGCGCAGCCCATTCGCTTCTGGATGTTCATCGCCTTTGTCCACGGCCTTGTGGTGGTAGCCGGCGTCTTCCTCACCATCAAGCACCTGCTCACCTTGAAGCCCGCACCAAGCCCCGCTTCTGCCTAG
- a CDS encoding c-type cytochrome — protein sequence MSEKLAKFIFWGGTLSSLALFLALTVDTHRQFDALTHADRLDEQVVAGKRAFEKYNCNDCHTILGFGGYYAPDLTRAYTRLGEDAIARRLTAPDVAFADSFRKMPKQNLSQQEIADIVAYLKWVSEIENHDWPPQDSTKRWKRSTENLLASATLSPGAALVKQEDCLACHKLGDAGTAKGPRFEWIGARRSADWIASFLENPEKQAPGAAMPAYSHLSPEQRRLVGEFIVSLAASHGR from the coding sequence TCCCTGGCCCTGTTCCTGGCCCTCACGGTGGACACGCATCGGCAGTTCGATGCGCTCACCCACGCCGATCGGCTGGACGAGCAGGTGGTAGCGGGGAAGCGAGCCTTTGAAAAGTACAACTGCAACGACTGCCACACGATTTTGGGGTTTGGAGGGTACTACGCGCCGGACCTCACCCGGGCCTACACCCGTCTGGGAGAAGACGCCATTGCCCGGAGGCTTACCGCACCGGACGTGGCGTTTGCCGATTCCTTCCGCAAGATGCCCAAGCAAAACTTAAGCCAGCAAGAAATTGCCGACATCGTGGCCTACTTGAAATGGGTTTCGGAAATCGAAAACCACGACTGGCCCCCTCAGGACTCCACCAAGCGCTGGAAGCGGAGCACCGAAAACCTTCTGGCTTCCGCCACGCTTTCCCCGGGAGCTGCGCTTGTTAAGCAAGAGGACTGCTTGGCGTGCCACAAGCTCGGCGATGCCGGTACGGCCAAGGGTCCCCGCTTTGAGTGGATTGGAGCTCGACGTTCGGCCGACTGGATTGCGAGCTTTCTGGAAAACCCGGAAAAACAGGCCCCAGGTGCCGCTATGCCCGCCTACTCGCACCTCTCCCCCGAGCAACGCCGGCTCGTGGGTGAGTTCATCGTGAGCTTGGCGGCCAGTCACGGGAGGTGA